Proteins from a single region of Ochotona princeps isolate mOchPri1 chromosome 27, mOchPri1.hap1, whole genome shotgun sequence:
- the AKAP3 gene encoding A-kinase anchor protein 3, giving the protein MSERVDWLQSQNGVCKVDVYSPGDNQIQDWKMSEESLSALKEVSKDPVRVLSWLRRDLEKSTAGFQDVRFKPGESTLAEGMANAGDSQRGFYMDAYNTTSKGIPGKLHFEVTHKEIPSQGPGALPGNGKSVDEVSFYANRLTNLVIAMARKEINEKIDGSEKKCIHQSLYMGDEPAPTKSLSKVASELVNETVSACSRSGDSDKAPGSGDRGSGSSNLPSLKKKSTLKIKETTRESKGSDDKPVSRKSFFYKEVFESRNAGDAREGGRLLGERRLFRGQERPDDFTTSISQGIMTYANSVVSDMMVSIMKTLRIQVKDTTIATILLKKVLIKHAKEVVSDLIDSFMKNLHNVTGTLMTDTDFVSAVKRSFFCHGSQKATDIMDAMLGKLYTVMFTKKFPENLRKTKDKRESYSVMSTKGMGDPRHCNVNFAMRSEAKLREKMYPAPKPEKKSCAETLGEHIIKEGLSMWHKSHRKECTSPGFERAAFLDPNKQCKLTPDIPFEITQENCCLSPLLQHPENPENFMCESDSWAKDLIVSALLLIQYHLAQGGKMDPQSFLEAASTTNLPTKKCPVIPDEPSIKIPHVVCDQEQAEKKDLMSVFFNFIRNLLGETIFKSDKNPEPKTPEQSAKEEVRHYCERPITPSPIKVDESCETSSTFSGLTKMVANQPDGQVNGQMVEHLMDSVMKLCLIIANSCDSPLAELSDDKSGDASRPNSAFPDNLYECLPVKGTETAEALLQNAYQAIHNELRGISGQPFEGCAPKVIVSNHNLTDTVQNKQLQAVLQWVAASELNVPILYFAGDDEGIQEKLLQLSAAAVDKGRSVGEVLQSVLRYEKERQLDEAVGNVTRLQLLDWLMLNL; this is encoded by the exons ATGTCAGAGAGGGTGGACTGGTTACAAAGCCAAAATGGAGTATGCAAAGTTGATGTCTATTCACCTGGAGACAATCAAATCCAAGACTGGAAAATG TCAGAGGAGTCCTTGTCTGCTCTCAAGGAAGTCTCCAAAGATCCTGTGCGAGTGCTCAGCTGGCTCCGTCGAGACTTGGAGAAAAGTACAGCAGGGTTCCAAGATGTTAGGTTCAAGCCTGGAGAATCAACACTGGCTGAAGGCATGGCCAACGCAGGAGACTCACAACGAGGTTTCTACATGGatgcctacaacaccaccagCAAGGGCATCCCAGGGAAACTGCACTTTGAGGTAACTCACAAAGAGATCCCTTCCCAGGGTCCTGGTGCTCTGCCTGGCAATGGAAAGTCAGTAGATGAAGTCTCCTTCTACGCCAACCGCCTTACGAATCTAGTGATAGCCATGGCCCGCAAAGAGATCAACGAGAAGATTGAtggctcagaaaaaaaatgtattcatcagTCCCTGTACATGGGGGATGAACCCGCACCCACCAAAAGCCTGAGTAAGGTAGCATCCGAGCTGGTGAATGAGACTGTGTCTGCATGTTCCAGGAGCGGTGACTCggacaaggctcctggctccggagaCAGAGGCTCTGGATCTTCCAATCTGCCGAGCTTGAAGAAGAAGTCCACTCTGAAGATCAAAGAGACCACCAGGGAAAGCAAGGGTTCAGATGACAAGCCTGTTTCCAGAAAGTCTTTCTTCTACAAGGAAGTATTTGAGTCTCGTAATGCAGGGGACGCCCGAGAGGGTGGAAGATTACTTGGTGAGAGAAGGCTATTCAGGGGGCAGGAAAGGCCTGATGACTTTACCACATCCATCAGTCAAGGGATCATGACCTATGCCAATAGCGTGGTGTCTGACATGATGGTCTCCATCATGAAGACCTTGAGGATCCAGGTGAAAGATACAACCATTGCCACCATCCTGCTGAAGAAGGTCCTAATCAAGCATGCTAAAGAAGTGGTCTCAGATCTCATTGACTCCTTCATGAAGAATCTCCACAACGTCACAGGGACCCTCATGACGGACACGGACTTTGTCTCAGCTGTAAAAAGAAGCTTCTTCTGTCATGGAAGCCAGAAGGCCACAGACATCATGGATGCCATGCTGGGCAAGCTCTACACGGTGATGTTCACTAAGAAATTCCCTGAGAACCTCCGGAAAACTAAGGACAAGCGAGAGAGTTATTCTGTGATGTCCACGAAAGGAATGGGGGACCCTAGACACTGCAATGTCAACTTTGCAATGAGATCTGAAGCCAAGTTGAGAGAAAAGATGTATCCTGCTCCCAAACCCGAGAAGAAGTCCTGTGCTGAGACTTTGGGTGAGCACATTATCAAAGAGGGACTCTCCATGTGGCATAAAAGTCACCGTAAAGAATGCACATCTCCAGGTTTTGAGCGTGCAGCATTTTTGGATCCCAACAAGCAGTGTAAGCTGACACCAGACATTCCTTTTGAAATCACTCAGGAAAACTGCTGCCTCAGTCCTCTGCTGCAACACCCAGAGAATCCTGAAAATTTCATGTGTGAGTCAGACTCCTGGGCCAAAGATCTGATTGtatctgctctacttctcattcagtACCACCTCGCCCAGGGCGGAAAGATGGATCCCCAGAGCTTCCTCGAAGCTGCGAGCACCACCAACCTTCCCACCAAGAAGTGCCCTGTAATTCCTGATGAGCCCAGTATTAAGATCCCTCATGTGGTATGTGACCAAGAACAAGCAGAAAAGAAGGACCTCATGAGCGTTTTCTTCAACTTTATCCGAAACTTACTTGGTGAGACCATCTTCAAGAGTGACAAAAACCCTGAACCCAAGACACCAGAACAGTCAGCTAAGGAGGAAGTCAGGCACTACTGTGAGAGACCCATCACACCTTCTCCCATCAAAGTTGATGAAAGCTGTGAGACCAGTAGTACCTTTTCTGGGTTGACCAAGATGGTCGCCAACCAGCCCGATGGCCAAGTGAACGGGCAGATGGTCGAACACTTGATGGACTCTGTGATGAAGTTGTGTCTCATCATTGCCAATTCTTGTGACTCTCCCTTAGCAGAACTGTCCGATGACAAGTCCGGGGATGCCAGCAGGCCGAATTCTGCCTTCCCCGATAATCTATATGAGTGTTTGCcagtgaaaggcacagagacGGCAGAAGCTCTTCTGCAGAACGCCTACCAAGCCATCCATAATGAATTGAGAGGCATTTCAGGACAGCCCTTCGAAGGATGTGCACCCAAGGTGATAGTCAGTAATCACAACCTCACGGATACCGTTCAGAACAAGCAACTCCAAGCCGTCCTGCAGTGGGTCGCTGCCTCGGAGCTCAACGTGCCGATTTTGTACTTTGCTGGTGATGATGAAGGGATCCAGGAGAAG CTGCTTCAGCTCTCGGCGGCCGCTGTGGACAAAGGCCGCAGCGTGGGTGAGGTCCTGCAGTCGGTGCTACGCTATGAGAAGGAGCGACAGCTGGATGAGGCAGTGGGAAACGTCAcgcggctgcagctgctggactgGCTGATGCTGAACCTGTGA